From Phycodurus eques isolate BA_2022a chromosome 13, UOR_Pequ_1.1, whole genome shotgun sequence, a single genomic window includes:
- the aqp4 gene encoding aquaporin-4 isoform X2, with protein sequence MSWSPALPAPSLRSIMSGVERIGTKEFWRAVAAEFLATLLFVFLGLGSTLNWYEANPNPVPPPSPGDPPQADHRVLISLCFGLTIATMVQCFGHISGGHINPAVTLAMLVTKKVSIVKGAFYVVAQLVGGIAGSGLLYLITPDKRRGTLGVCTVHPDINQGLGLLVELLLTFQLVFTIFATCDSKRTDLGGSASFAIGVSITIGHLFGIPYTGANMNPARSFGPALVTLSFDQHWVYWIGPILGAIMAGLLYDFLFCPDCCKPSPGQVIPKAQTGTYKEVDKDGPDSMQQVKKKKRTERKDPPPTREVLSTV encoded by the exons atgtcctggtcaccagctcttccggctccttccctcag GAGCATAATGTCAGGAGTCGAAAGGATAGGGACCAAGGAATTCTGGAGGGCCGTGGCTGCAGAATTCCTGGCCACGCTCCTATTCGTGTTTCTCGGATTGGGCTCCACCCTCAATTGGTATGAGGCGAATCCAAATCCTGTGCCACCTCCAAGTCCGGGAGATCCTCCTCAGGCGGACCACAGGGTCCTCATTTCGCTTTGCTTCGGCTTAACCATTGCCACCATGGTGCAATGCTTTGGCCACATAAGCGGCGGGCACATCAACCCAGCTGTGACTCTGGCAATGCTCGTGACCAAGAAAGTGAGCATAGTAAAGGGGGCGTTCTATGTGGTGGCCCAGCTTGTGGGCGGCATCGCAGGTTCCGGACTCCTGTACCTCATCACACCTGACAAACGAAGGGGGACGTTGGGCGTCTGCACG GTGCATCCGGATATCAACCAGGGGCTCGGCCTACTGGTGGAGCTGCTCTTAACGTTCCAGCTGGTCTTCACCATTTTTGCCACGTGCGACTCCAAACGGACTGACCTCGGCGGATCTGCTTCCTTTGCCATCGGTGTGTCCATAACAATTGGTCACTTATTTGGG ATCCCTTACACTGGAGCCAACATGAATCCTGCTCGTTCCTTCGGTCCTGCGCTCGTCACGCTGAGCTTTGATCAGCACTGG GTGTACTGGATCGGGCCCATCCTGGGTGCCATCATGGCGGGACTCCTGTATGACTTCCTGTTCTGCCCGGACTGCTGCAAACCCAGTCCGGGGCAGGTGATTCCCAAGGCCCAAACGGGCACCTACAAGGAGGTGGACAAGGATGGCCCGGACTCCATGCAGCaggtcaagaagaagaagaggaccgAGAGAAAAGACCCGCCGCCGACGAGAGAAGTGTTGTCCACTGTCTGA
- the aqp4 gene encoding aquaporin-4 isoform X1 — translation MKTKSFSLVETGFYTLVNKYPDCCTSGWRMQHLRSMCHRSIMSGVERIGTKEFWRAVAAEFLATLLFVFLGLGSTLNWYEANPNPVPPPSPGDPPQADHRVLISLCFGLTIATMVQCFGHISGGHINPAVTLAMLVTKKVSIVKGAFYVVAQLVGGIAGSGLLYLITPDKRRGTLGVCTVHPDINQGLGLLVELLLTFQLVFTIFATCDSKRTDLGGSASFAIGVSITIGHLFGIPYTGANMNPARSFGPALVTLSFDQHWVYWIGPILGAIMAGLLYDFLFCPDCCKPSPGQVIPKAQTGTYKEVDKDGPDSMQQVKKKKRTERKDPPPTREVLSTV, via the exons ATGAAGACAAAAtcattttcactcgtggagaCAGGATTTTATACACTTGTGAATAAGTATCCAGATTGTTGTACATCTGGGTGGCGCATGCAACATCTTCGTTCTATGTGCCACAGGAGCATAATGTCAGGAGTCGAAAGGATAGGGACCAAGGAATTCTGGAGGGCCGTGGCTGCAGAATTCCTGGCCACGCTCCTATTCGTGTTTCTCGGATTGGGCTCCACCCTCAATTGGTATGAGGCGAATCCAAATCCTGTGCCACCTCCAAGTCCGGGAGATCCTCCTCAGGCGGACCACAGGGTCCTCATTTCGCTTTGCTTCGGCTTAACCATTGCCACCATGGTGCAATGCTTTGGCCACATAAGCGGCGGGCACATCAACCCAGCTGTGACTCTGGCAATGCTCGTGACCAAGAAAGTGAGCATAGTAAAGGGGGCGTTCTATGTGGTGGCCCAGCTTGTGGGCGGCATCGCAGGTTCCGGACTCCTGTACCTCATCACACCTGACAAACGAAGGGGGACGTTGGGCGTCTGCACG GTGCATCCGGATATCAACCAGGGGCTCGGCCTACTGGTGGAGCTGCTCTTAACGTTCCAGCTGGTCTTCACCATTTTTGCCACGTGCGACTCCAAACGGACTGACCTCGGCGGATCTGCTTCCTTTGCCATCGGTGTGTCCATAACAATTGGTCACTTATTTGGG ATCCCTTACACTGGAGCCAACATGAATCCTGCTCGTTCCTTCGGTCCTGCGCTCGTCACGCTGAGCTTTGATCAGCACTGG GTGTACTGGATCGGGCCCATCCTGGGTGCCATCATGGCGGGACTCCTGTATGACTTCCTGTTCTGCCCGGACTGCTGCAAACCCAGTCCGGGGCAGGTGATTCCCAAGGCCCAAACGGGCACCTACAAGGAGGTGGACAAGGATGGCCCGGACTCCATGCAGCaggtcaagaagaagaagaggaccgAGAGAAAAGACCCGCCGCCGACGAGAGAAGTGTTGTCCACTGTCTGA
- the aqp4 gene encoding aquaporin-4 isoform X3: MSGVERIGTKEFWRAVAAEFLATLLFVFLGLGSTLNWYEANPNPVPPPSPGDPPQADHRVLISLCFGLTIATMVQCFGHISGGHINPAVTLAMLVTKKVSIVKGAFYVVAQLVGGIAGSGLLYLITPDKRRGTLGVCTVHPDINQGLGLLVELLLTFQLVFTIFATCDSKRTDLGGSASFAIGVSITIGHLFGIPYTGANMNPARSFGPALVTLSFDQHWVYWIGPILGAIMAGLLYDFLFCPDCCKPSPGQVIPKAQTGTYKEVDKDGPDSMQQVKKKKRTERKDPPPTREVLSTV; this comes from the exons ATGTCAGGAGTCGAAAGGATAGGGACCAAGGAATTCTGGAGGGCCGTGGCTGCAGAATTCCTGGCCACGCTCCTATTCGTGTTTCTCGGATTGGGCTCCACCCTCAATTGGTATGAGGCGAATCCAAATCCTGTGCCACCTCCAAGTCCGGGAGATCCTCCTCAGGCGGACCACAGGGTCCTCATTTCGCTTTGCTTCGGCTTAACCATTGCCACCATGGTGCAATGCTTTGGCCACATAAGCGGCGGGCACATCAACCCAGCTGTGACTCTGGCAATGCTCGTGACCAAGAAAGTGAGCATAGTAAAGGGGGCGTTCTATGTGGTGGCCCAGCTTGTGGGCGGCATCGCAGGTTCCGGACTCCTGTACCTCATCACACCTGACAAACGAAGGGGGACGTTGGGCGTCTGCACG GTGCATCCGGATATCAACCAGGGGCTCGGCCTACTGGTGGAGCTGCTCTTAACGTTCCAGCTGGTCTTCACCATTTTTGCCACGTGCGACTCCAAACGGACTGACCTCGGCGGATCTGCTTCCTTTGCCATCGGTGTGTCCATAACAATTGGTCACTTATTTGGG ATCCCTTACACTGGAGCCAACATGAATCCTGCTCGTTCCTTCGGTCCTGCGCTCGTCACGCTGAGCTTTGATCAGCACTGG GTGTACTGGATCGGGCCCATCCTGGGTGCCATCATGGCGGGACTCCTGTATGACTTCCTGTTCTGCCCGGACTGCTGCAAACCCAGTCCGGGGCAGGTGATTCCCAAGGCCCAAACGGGCACCTACAAGGAGGTGGACAAGGATGGCCCGGACTCCATGCAGCaggtcaagaagaagaagaggaccgAGAGAAAAGACCCGCCGCCGACGAGAGAAGTGTTGTCCACTGTCTGA